A window of candidate division WOR-3 bacterium contains these coding sequences:
- a CDS encoding gamma-glutamyl-gamma-aminobutyrate hydrolase family protein (Members of this family of hydrolases with an active site Cys residue belong to MEROPS family C26.) produces MIEVLLVDCYPDNYKDRVPHYIRAINASGRVAVTVDYRSVRAGYRLPPVQAVVVSGSPMMLSETDPPERLTAFVLSLDRPVLGICYGHQLLARLAGARVYRGERIERIETIRVSKPHPIFTGLGNRFPMLESHCEYVLPNEVESAGFEVLATSSSCPVETIRHRTRPWFGVQFHPERSAEQGTTLVSNFVRLVVESLRA; encoded by the coding sequence GTGATCGAAGTTCTGCTCGTTGACTGCTATCCGGACAACTACAAGGATCGGGTTCCACACTACATAAGGGCGATCAATGCGTCCGGTCGTGTGGCCGTGACAGTAGACTATCGGTCAGTGCGGGCTGGCTATCGACTGCCGCCAGTCCAGGCCGTAGTCGTCTCCGGCTCGCCGATGATGCTATCCGAAACTGACCCGCCTGAAAGACTGACCGCGTTCGTCCTCAGTCTTGATCGCCCGGTGCTCGGCATCTGTTACGGGCATCAGCTGCTGGCAAGACTGGCAGGTGCGAGAGTGTACCGCGGCGAGCGCATCGAGCGTATCGAGACGATACGGGTTTCGAAACCCCACCCCATCTTTACCGGGCTCGGAAATAGGTTCCCCATGCTTGAGAGTCACTGTGAGTACGTACTGCCGAACGAGGTTGAATCAGCTGGATTCGAGGTGTTGGCAACTTCATCTTCCTGTCCGGTCGAAACAATCCGTCACCGGACAAGGCCATGGTTTGGAGTCCAGTTCCACCCGGAGCGCTCGGCCGAACAGGGCACGACACTAGTGAGCAACTTTGTCAGACTCGTCGTAGAATCCCTTCGAGCCTGA